GTGGCGGATGTGTGATCAAGCGCTAAAAACTGAAGCGTATTGAATAAGGCGACACCTGTAAGTCCCATCAGCAGCAACGGCAATAATGCCTGACGCGGCGGAAGCGCCGTTTTTCCCTGCCGCATGATAAACGGTAAGAGACAGACGATTGCAATCAGCCATCTGAGGCTCGTCAGCGTGATGGGTGAAGCATGGCCCACCAGCCATTTTCCCATCACAAAATTCCCTGCCCATAGCAGGCTTGTCAGCAGCAATAAGATTGAATACTTATAACGCATAAAGAACCTCCCCCGCTTCAAGTTAAAACCTCTTTATTAATAATTTTAACTTTTCTACTCATAAACTTACAGGTTCTTTACCTATTGCGTTTTAATTCAATAAAAATTAAAGTGTTACTAAGGAATACGTTATTTTATTCATCTGGCAAATTGAGATTTCCATCATCACAAAACAATCTTAAAGGAGACTTGGCAATGGAATCTGTTTTCAGTAAAGTACTCGATTCAATCGATGTCCAGCTGCTTGATATACTGCAACACGAAGCCCAATTGAGCAATGCGGAATTGGCCCGGCGCGTCAGCCTCTCCTCCCCTGCTGTTCATGCACGTGTCCGCCGCCTGGAAAACGAGGGATACATCAGCCGGCAAGTCGCCATTTTGAACCAGGAAAAACTCGGCTTCGATCTGTTATGTTTTATTTTTATCAGCACGACTGTTCATCAGGCAGAAGAATTGCATGTGCTGGAATCCGCACTGCAGGCGATGCCCGAAGTGCTGGAATGCCATTGCCTGACGGGTGAATATGATTATTTGCTGAAAGTCGCCAACCGGGACCGGGCGGATCTGCAGGCATTCATCCGCAAACTGAACCGGCTTGGCGTCACGAAAATCCAGACTAGTCTCGTGCTGCGGGAAGTCAAAGATTCAACTGTACTGCCCATTACCGGCGGGCCGGATGCCATTTAACGGTTTTACGGCATAAAAAAGCACACGCTCAGGCGTGTGCAAATTTTTCCCGTAATTTATTGAGCATGTCAGCTGTCATGGCATCCAGGGAATACTTCACTTGGAAGCCCCATTCCCGTTCAGCTGCAGATGCATCAATGCTGTCCGGCCAGCTGGCGGCAATCCCCTGACGGACCGGATCGACATCGTATGTCAATTTAAAATCCGGGAGGTGTTTCCGGATGGACGCCGCAACCGCTTCCGGGTCCACGCTCATCGCCGTCACATTAAAGGCATTCCGGTGCTCAAGTTGCGCTGCGTCCGCTTCCATTAGATCCACAATGGCCTGCAGGGCATCCGGCATGTACATCATGTCCATATGCGTCCCTTGCGCGATATAAGAAGCATAGCTGCCCTGTTCGAGCGCTTTGTAGTAAATGTCCACTGCGTAATCGGTCGTTCCGCCACCCGGGGGTGTTACATAAGAAACGAGGCCCGGAAAGCGGACACCGCGCGTATCAACGCCAAATCGGTGAAAATAATAGTCACACAGCAACTCCCCGGCGACTTTATTGACCCCGTACATCGTTGTCGGCCGTTGCAATGTATCCTGCGGGGTGCCGATTTTCGGTGTGGACGGGCCGAACGCACCGATCGAACTTGGCGTAAAAAACTGCAGACCCAGGTTTCTGGCCGTTTCCAGCGCATTCATAAGACCGCCCATGTTCAAATTCCAAGCGAATAACGGATTTCCCTCGGCTTTTGCTGATAATAATGCCGCCATATGCATGATTGTGTCCGCATTAAAATCTTTCGCCAATTGCTGCATCCGTTCCCCATCCGTCACATCCAATAATGCGAAATTACCGTCTTTATTTTCAATCGGACGAATATCCGTTGCCAGCACGTTTTCGACTCCATATATTTCTTGGAGTTTCCCCGTCAGTTCAGATCCAATCTGGCCGAGCGCACCAGTTATCAGTATGCGTTTCACCCAATTTCCTCCTTTAAGTAAAACCATGAACGCCTTTACGCATCTCAAATTTCAATCCTTATTCATTATACGGGGGACGGCATGGGAGAACAACCGGAAATAAGAAGTGAGCCGTTTTTCCTGACTTCCAGTCCAATCTATGTCTCTTCAATTGGCCGGCACGCGCACAGACCTGAAAATCTAAAAAGCGCACTGCCAAAATGGCAGTGCACTGCTTGCGTCATTGAATAACGCCCAGTTCTTTGCCGACTTTTTCATATACGGCAAGCGCTTCATCAAGCATGTCTTTCGTATGGGCGGCCGTCGGCATGTTGCGGACGCGGCCGGTGCCTTTCGGAACAGTAGGGAAAACGATCGATTTTGCATACACGCCTTCTTCGAACAGGCGCTTTGAGAATTGCTGGGTCAGCTTCTCCTCACCGATAATACACGGCGTGATCGGCGTTTCGGATTCCCCGATATTGAAGCCCAGCTCTTTCAGGCCTTTTTTCAAATAATCTCCGTTATCCCACAACTTATCATGGAGCTCCGTGGAATCGATGATCATCTGCAGCGCCGAAATGATGGCCGCTGTATCGCCGGGCGGCACTGCCGTGGAGAATAAAAACGGACGTGAGCGCACGCGCAGCCAGTCGATCAGGTTCTGCTTACCGGCAACGTAACCGCCGACCACACCGACCGCTTTTGATAGCGTGCCCATCTGCATATCAACTTCTTTTTCCAGACCGAAATGCTTTACAGTTCCTTTCCCTTTGCCGGTCACGCCGGATCCATGGGCGTCATCGACATACGAGATGAGGTCGAATTCCTTCGCGATTTCCACGATTTCCGGTAGCTTAGCAATGTCGCCGTCCATTGAGAATACGCCGTCTGTGATAACCATGACTTTATTGTACAGACCGGATTCTGTCGCTTCTTTCGCCTTCGCCCGCAAGTCTTCCATATCGGAATGCTTGTACGCGATGATCTTCGCTTTCGACAGTCGGCAGCCATCGATGATCGAAGCATGGTTCAGCTGATCGGACAGGATCGCATCATTCTTATCCATGACTGCAGAAATCGCCGCCATATTGCAATTGAAGCCGGATTGATACGAAATCGCCGCTTCCGTCCCTTTGAACTCGGCAAGCTTATCTTCAAGCTGCACGTGCAGGTCGAGCGTACCGTTGATCGAACGCACTGCACCTGCGCCAACGCCGTATTTGTCGATCGTTTCTTTTGCGACCTTTTTCAATTCGTCGTTCGTTGCAAGGCCCAGATAGTTATTGGATGATAAGTTGATCAGTTCTTTCCCGCGGACTTTGATGATCGGGCCATTCGGGCCTTCAACCGGATCCACTTCATTGTACAGCCCCTGCTCTTTCAATTCCTGCAGGTTATCGTTCAGGAATGCATCAAGTGTTTTTGACAATGTCCTCTTCCTTTCGCACAAAATTCTCTTCTTCATCTTACCATAAGGGGAATTGAGGCAGGAAGGAAGGGACTGCCGGGATTTGCGAGCTTTATTTCTGGAATACGAGCTTTATTTTGGATTTACGAGCGATAGAGCGGATTTTCATTCCAAAGACAAAAAAGTGTTATGTAAATCAATCCGGTGGTCTAAAAAAAGGTGGCATACCCCAAGTATGATCGATAACCACCTGTTTATGATCGTTATTTTCCGTTTATGATCGATAACAGAGACTTATGATCGTTATTTTCTATTTATAATCGATAAGGTCGAAATCTATTTTATTTCGCAGATTAATGATACTCATCCATAAGAAAAAGCGGGCTTGTGGCCCGCTTTTCGTAAGACTTATTCGCCGCTGTTGTTTCCTGCGCCTTTATTCGGATTATCGATCTTGTACTGTACTTCGTACGTGAATTCCTGTGCATTGCCCTGTCCCGGCTGCGCGGCGTATGAAGTAATCATTTTCACGTTGCCTTCCCGGAAGACGTTTTGAAGGTCCAATGCTTCTTCTTCCGTTACATTGAATGGGTCCACATGGAAAACATGCTGCTGACCATTCTTCTTTGTCTGGACGAATGTCGTCGTGAAGTCGACATATTCACCTTTCAATTGGCCAAGTGATTGGAATGGCTCTGTCGATGACCCGTCTGCAAAGAAATCTCCCAACGACACATTCTTGATGAACCAGCCTGTGTCGTTATAGCCCCAGTCCGTGAGATTACGGAATGAAACCAGAATGTCGCGGCCTGCATACGCCGAGAGGTCGAATGTCTCTGTTGACCAGTTCAGCTTATGACCAGTGAAGCCCGGAACGTTCTCTTTAATTTTCGGGTACCCCTCTTCCACGACATCTATGCGCGTGTTTTCATTGGCTAACGACGTCCATGTTTCCCCATTATCAGTGGAAACTTGAACGACCCCATAATCCCATTGTTCTTCGATGTCATAATAATGATCGAATGTCAGGACTGGATTGTCTGCCGGTACAGTAGCCCCAAAAATCAACGCCTGATCCACTTCATCTCCGTTGTTTGCGTGCAATACCTGCTCGGTCTCATCCAATGGGTTAGCTGCAGTACTCCATTCCAGCGGGAGGAAAGCGACGCCATCGAATTCCATACCGCGTACTGTGGTATCGAAGTTGAATTCCTTGAAATCGCCGCCCCATGCCGGAACGCCTTCTTTTTCGAATGTAATGGCTTTTTCAAAATCGACCGTCTTGCCGCGCACGGTGCCTTCTGAATCAACCGGCAATGTGCGAAGGTCGATGCTGTCGATATTGTAATCACTGCTGACTTTCGAATGGTCGAGAGTCAGGGCTGCCATGAAATTCTGGTAGAGCGTATTGAATGATTTATCCGAACCAAATTCGGCAAGCTTTTGGTCGATGCTGGCCATGCCTTGATTTTCCCCATCCGTTGCAAGCTCACGGATGAACTCTTTGCCGAATTTATCGTGCATATAAAGTGTGAACAGATAGGTCTGGCCGTAATCAGCGATCGTTTCAGGACCAGTTACCGCTCCATAATGCTCATCCCAGTTCACGAGTGAGTTTTCCGGGTGATCCAGATAGAAATTGATCGAACCGGCATCATGCCCATAGCCGCCGAGGTATTCAGAGAAAGTCGAGAACCCTTCGTTCAGCCAAGTTGTCTCCGCTCCGTCGTTATCCGCCTGAATCAAGTGCTGCAGTTCATGGATCGTTGTGCCAAAGAAGGTGTTTTCGAGACGGGTATCCCACGAATTCGTATCAATCGTAATGATATTTCGGTCGATATAATTTTCAAGCGTCTGCCAGAAGAAGCCCGCGACGAAGAATGGATAATCCGGATTGTTCCAGCCTTCATCGACAATATTATCAACGAGCATGATCACTTTATCGGAACCCTCATAGTAACCCTCAGGCAATCCCACTATCCCCGGAAGAGGGGAATTGGAGCCATCCAGTGGATCCGGTATTCCGAAGAACTCAGTCGCTTTCGGATAAATATTGCTGTCAAATTCATTGCGCAGCTTATCAACCTGTGCTTGTGTTACTATATCAGCCGGCTTTGGATTGTTAGGGCCATAAGCAAGATCGTTGGCCACCCAAATTTCGACATTCTCCCCGACGCTGCGAAGTGTGAATTCTTTGAACGCAAGCTCCCGGGTAAGGAATAGTTTTGTTCCGCCGTCAAACGTGAATGGGTTATCAGCAGTTGTTTCAGATCCATCACCGGCAGTCCCATCTCCCGGTTGGTTCTTTCCTTTACCCGTCTGGGTTTTGTCATTGCCGGCATCTTTCCCTTTCGTTTTACCACCCGTCAGCTTGTCCTGCACTTGTTCAGCCTGTGCTTTGATTTTTTCAGCTGCTTGCTGCTGGAACTCTTCGCTTTCTGCTAACTGGTTCAGCTTTTGGTCAATGTCGACCCGGTCACCATAGCGTTCTGTGTTCCAGTTTTCGGTCTGAACTTTCGGCTCTTCCACGTTTGCCGTGGCCGGCGCTGCAAGTGAGAGTGTCAGGATGCTGGCTATTACGATTGTGCCCCATTTACTTTTTCCCATTTCCCTTCCCCTTCCGAATTCAGAATTTACCGCTAAATTAAGATTATCATTTCTGATAATTCAGAAACATAAGAAATAGTGACTATTTTCTCCGTGTCCACAGCGACCATGTTCCTTTTTCTCCAATTAGCACTTGAGTCACGAAATTGCCTGACTGCTTTTTTGCCACAAAAAAACAGGCAGATCCGCTTTGTGCGAATCCGCCTGCCCTCTATAGTTATCCTGTTCACTCGCCAGCGAGTGCATTCTCCAGATCTTCAATTAAGTCTTCCACATCTTCGATTCCGACCGACACGCGCACAAGGCCTTCGGAAATACCGAGTTCCGCACGGCGTTCCGGCGGGATGGACGCGTGCGTCATGAGTGATGGCACAGAGATCAGGCTTTCCACTGCCCCTAAGCTTTCTGCAAGTGTGAAGTAGCGGACTTTGTCGAGCAGTTTATGCGCTGCATCCACGGTACCGACATCAAATGAAATCATGCCGCCGAAACCGGTCGCCTGTTTTTTCATGATGTCGTGGCCGCGATGGCTTTCAAGGCCCGGGTAGAACACGTTTTTCACATTGTCATTGCCGTCCAGGAATTCCGCGACGCGCTTCGCATTCTGGTTGGTTTCTTCCATGCGGATACCGAGCGTTTTCAGGCCACGGATTAAGAGCCAGCAGTCCTGCGGTCCAGGCACTGCGCCGACCGAGTTCTGGATGAAATGAAGATCGGAAGCGAGCTGTTCGGAGTTCACGACAACAAGACCCGCCACGACGTCACTGTGGCCGCCGATGTATTTCGTCGCGCTGTGCAGCACGATGTCAGCGCCGAGTTTGATCGGGCTTTGCAGATATGGCGTCATGAACGTGTTATCCACGATCGTCAGCAGGTTTTTCGATTTAGCGAATTGTGCCACTTCTTCGATGTCCGTCACTTTCAGAAGCGGATTGGTCGGCGTCTCGACGAAAATCGCTTTCGTGTTGTCGCGGACCGCCGCTTTCACTTCGTCCAGATTGCCGGTATCGACGAATGTATGTTCCAGACCGAAGCGGTTCAGCACTTTCGTCATGACGCGGTATGTCCCGCCGTAGACGTCATCTGTCAGCACGACGTGATCTCCTGCAGAGAACATCATCATGACCGACGAAATCGCTGCCATACCGGAACCGAATGCAAACCCGGCATGCCCGCCTTCGATATCCGCGATCAATTCCTCCAGCGCGTGGCGGGTCGGATTGCCTGTACGGGAATACTCGTACTTGAAATTGCCGACCCCTTCCTGCTTATACGTGCTTACCTGGTAAATCGGCGTGGAAACGGCACCTGTGTGCTCGTCGCCGAAAATGCCGCCGTGGATCAGTCTCGTTTTCGGTCTCATTTCGCTTCCTCCTCTTCGAATGTCTGTCCGTATATGTTCTGGCTCAAATAGCGCTCGCTCGAATCCGCAAACACCGTTACGATATGGCTGCCGGGTGCTGCAGTTTCCGCTTCCCGCAGTGCAGCCGCAAACGCCGCACCGGAAGAGCTGCCGACAAGGAGCCCTTCCTTGGCCGCCAGCACGGTCAACGCCGCGAATGCTTCCTTATCATGAATCGTGTGGATTGCATCAAAATAGTCCGGATCCATGTAATCCGGCAGGAACTCCATGCCGATGCCTTCTGTGAGATGTGGTCCCGGTTCGCCGCCATTCAAGATGGAGCCTTGCGGTTCAACGATGACCGTCTTTACATCCGGCTTTTTGGATTTGAGAAAACGGCTCATGCCCATGAACGTCCCGCCGGAGCCAGCGCCGGCGACGAAGATATCGATCTCGCCGTCAAGCGCATTCCAGATTTCCGGTCCCATCGTCCGGACGTACGTTTCCGGATTGGCCGGATTGCCGAATTGAAGCGGCAGAAACGCCTGCTCTTCTTCCGCGATCTGCTGCGCTTTTTCAATCGCGCCTTTCATGCCCTCGTCCGTCGGCGTGTTAATGACTTCCGCGCCAAGTGCCCGCATGAGCGTCTGCTTTTCTTCACTGAACCGCTCCGGTACGACGAACTTCACTTTATAACCTTTTCCGATTGCGGCAATCGCCACACCGATGCCGGTGTTGCCCGCTGTCGGTTCAACGATCGTACCGCCCGGTTCCAGCACGCCGCGCGCTTCAGCGTCTTCAAGCAGTGACAGGCCGAGACGGTCCTTTACACTGCCGCCCGGATTAAAGTATTCCAGTTTCGCAAAAATACGGCAGCCGTTCGGGATTGCCACATGGGTCAGTTCCAGTAGTGGCGTATTCCCGATCAGCTGCTGAATGGAAGTTACATATGTCATCTCTTTTAACCCTTACACCGTTTCTTCTTCAGCGAAGACGACGCGCCATTCATCTTTTTTCTCGAGCATTTCACGCGCGAGTTCCTGTGCGTCTTCCAGGCTGTGGCTCGCTGCCCATCCGCACTGCACTTCATTGCTTGCCGGCACTTCCGTCGCTTCGAGAACATCTTTCAGTGTCGCTTCGATGATGTTCAGCACGTCCTCGTAATCGTCG
Above is a genomic segment from Planococcus lenghuensis containing:
- a CDS encoding immune inhibitor A domain-containing protein, with protein sequence MGKSKWGTIVIASILTLSLAAPATANVEEPKVQTENWNTERYGDRVDIDQKLNQLAESEEFQQQAAEKIKAQAEQVQDKLTGGKTKGKDAGNDKTQTGKGKNQPGDGTAGDGSETTADNPFTFDGGTKLFLTRELAFKEFTLRSVGENVEIWVANDLAYGPNNPKPADIVTQAQVDKLRNEFDSNIYPKATEFFGIPDPLDGSNSPLPGIVGLPEGYYEGSDKVIMLVDNIVDEGWNNPDYPFFVAGFFWQTLENYIDRNIITIDTNSWDTRLENTFFGTTIHELQHLIQADNDGAETTWLNEGFSTFSEYLGGYGHDAGSINFYLDHPENSLVNWDEHYGAVTGPETIADYGQTYLFTLYMHDKFGKEFIRELATDGENQGMASIDQKLAEFGSDKSFNTLYQNFMAALTLDHSKVSSDYNIDSIDLRTLPVDSEGTVRGKTVDFEKAITFEKEGVPAWGGDFKEFNFDTTVRGMEFDGVAFLPLEWSTAANPLDETEQVLHANNGDEVDQALIFGATVPADNPVLTFDHYYDIEEQWDYGVVQVSTDNGETWTSLANENTRIDVVEEGYPKIKENVPGFTGHKLNWSTETFDLSAYAGRDILVSFRNLTDWGYNDTGWFIKNVSLGDFFADGSSTEPFQSLGQLKGEYVDFTTTFVQTKKNGQQHVFHVDPFNVTEEEALDLQNVFREGNVKMITSYAAQPGQGNAQEFTYEVQYKIDNPNKGAGNNSGE
- a CDS encoding Lrp/AsnC family transcriptional regulator, whose protein sequence is MESVFSKVLDSIDVQLLDILQHEAQLSNAELARRVSLSSPAVHARVRRLENEGYISRQVAILNQEKLGFDLLCFIFISTTVHQAEELHVLESALQAMPEVLECHCLTGEYDYLLKVANRDRADLQAFIRKLNRLGVTKIQTSLVLREVKDSTVLPITGGPDAI
- a CDS encoding glycine C-acetyltransferase, which gives rise to MSKTLDAFLNDNLQELKEQGLYNEVDPVEGPNGPIIKVRGKELINLSSNNYLGLATNDELKKVAKETIDKYGVGAGAVRSINGTLDLHVQLEDKLAEFKGTEAAISYQSGFNCNMAAISAVMDKNDAILSDQLNHASIIDGCRLSKAKIIAYKHSDMEDLRAKAKEATESGLYNKVMVITDGVFSMDGDIAKLPEIVEIAKEFDLISYVDDAHGSGVTGKGKGTVKHFGLEKEVDMQMGTLSKAVGVVGGYVAGKQNLIDWLRVRSRPFLFSTAVPPGDTAAIISALQMIIDSTELHDKLWDNGDYLKKGLKELGFNIGESETPITPCIIGEEKLTQQFSKRLFEEGVYAKSIVFPTVPKGTGRVRNMPTAAHTKDMLDEALAVYEKVGKELGVIQ
- a CDS encoding PLP-dependent cysteine synthase family protein, producing the protein MTYVTSIQQLIGNTPLLELTHVAIPNGCRIFAKLEYFNPGGSVKDRLGLSLLEDAEARGVLEPGGTIVEPTAGNTGIGVAIAAIGKGYKVKFVVPERFSEEKQTLMRALGAEVINTPTDEGMKGAIEKAQQIAEEEQAFLPLQFGNPANPETYVRTMGPEIWNALDGEIDIFVAGAGSGGTFMGMSRFLKSKKPDVKTVIVEPQGSILNGGEPGPHLTEGIGMEFLPDYMDPDYFDAIHTIHDKEAFAALTVLAAKEGLLVGSSSGAAFAAALREAETAAPGSHIVTVFADSSERYLSQNIYGQTFEEEEAK
- a CDS encoding bifunctional cystathionine gamma-lyase/homocysteine desulfhydrase → MRPKTRLIHGGIFGDEHTGAVSTPIYQVSTYKQEGVGNFKYEYSRTGNPTRHALEELIADIEGGHAGFAFGSGMAAISSVMMMFSAGDHVVLTDDVYGGTYRVMTKVLNRFGLEHTFVDTGNLDEVKAAVRDNTKAIFVETPTNPLLKVTDIEEVAQFAKSKNLLTIVDNTFMTPYLQSPIKLGADIVLHSATKYIGGHSDVVAGLVVVNSEQLASDLHFIQNSVGAVPGPQDCWLLIRGLKTLGIRMEETNQNAKRVAEFLDGNDNVKNVFYPGLESHRGHDIMKKQATGFGGMISFDVGTVDAAHKLLDKVRYFTLAESLGAVESLISVPSLMTHASIPPERRAELGISEGLVRVSVGIEDVEDLIEDLENALAGE
- a CDS encoding NAD-dependent epimerase/dehydratase family protein, yielding MKRILITGALGQIGSELTGKLQEIYGVENVLATDIRPIENKDGNFALLDVTDGERMQQLAKDFNADTIMHMAALLSAKAEGNPLFAWNLNMGGLMNALETARNLGLQFFTPSSIGAFGPSTPKIGTPQDTLQRPTTMYGVNKVAGELLCDYYFHRFGVDTRGVRFPGLVSYVTPPGGGTTDYAVDIYYKALEQGSYASYIAQGTHMDMMYMPDALQAIVDLMEADAAQLEHRNAFNVTAMSVDPEAVAASIRKHLPDFKLTYDVDPVRQGIAASWPDSIDASAAEREWGFQVKYSLDAMTADMLNKLREKFAHA